In Tubulanus polymorphus chromosome 8, tnTubPoly1.2, whole genome shotgun sequence, one genomic interval encodes:
- the LOC141910124 gene encoding uncharacterized protein LOC141910124 → MSKLLALMFVCGLAVHAHAFIAGIQQSMDEANGISKRIAEFAEEKRNNQDSSSAEDESEELFKRIAESLQASFQSENNDDEKRTVGKTDSGEENAEKRDADCCWGSQEEEGTGLVKRLADSLQASLKEAEAQNPDSGEEEEKRAPDSQEEEGADLVRRIADSLQASLQDVEKQNPDSEEEEEKRELPSRPMDPFKRGLEKLVDDAKRKAEENAIESKSEDIFKRQAEAMADVISIKRSLEKRESELEKILEGAEEDANVADDQPDDIVVDADKRACRGYGKPCSGTVFKKCCGKLLCHKPHANRFGTCAMCKGFESICWKDSECCLGYTCSWFRCKPV, encoded by the exons ATGTCGAAATTGTTGGCGTTGATGTTTGTCTGTGGACTCGCGGTCCACGCGCATGCCT TTATTGCGGGAATTCAACAAAGTAT GGATGAAGCGAACGGAATTTCTAAAAGAATTGCAGAATTCGCAGAAGAGAAACGCAACAACCAAGATAG CTCTTCGGCCGAAGACGAAAGCgaagaattattcaaaagaaTAGCTGAGAGTTTACAGGCGAGTTTTCAATCCGAGAACAACGATGACGAGAAACGAACAGT GGGCAAAACGGACAGTGGAGAAGAAAATGCTGAGAAACGGGATGCAGATTGTTGTTG GGGTTCACAGGAAGAGGAAGGTACCGGTTTAGTGAAAAGATTAGCCGACAGTCTGCAGGCGTCGTTAAAAGAGGCAGAAGCACAAAACCC AGATTCAGGGGAAGAAGAGGAGAAACGAGCGCC CGATTCACAGGAAGAGGAAGGTGCCGATTTAGTGAGAAGAATTGCCGATAGCCTACAGGCGTCGTTACAAGACGTGGAAAAACAAAACCC AGATTCAGAGGAAGAAGAGGAGAAACGAGAGCT ACCCAGTCGCCCGATGGATCCGTTCAAACGTGGCCTCGAAAAACTCGTCGACGATGCAAAACGAAAAGCGGAAGAAAATGCAATCGAGTCGAAATCGGAAGACATTTTCAAACGCCAGGCAGAGGCGATGGCTGACGTCATTAGCATCAAACGATCCCTAGAAAAGAG GGAATCGGAACTCGAGAAAATTCTGGAAGGCGCCGAAGAAGACGCGAACGTGGCTGACGACCAACCAGACGACATCGTGGTGGACGCTGATAAACGAGCTTGTCGTGGTTACGGTAAACCGTGCTCCGGTACGGTCTTTAAAAAGTGCTGCGGTAAACTGCTGTGTCACAAGCCACACGCTAACAGGTTCGGCACGTGCGCCATGTGCAAAGGTTTCGAATCGATCTGCTGGAAGGATTCTGAATGTTGTCTCGGGTATACGTGTAGTTGGTTCAGATGCAAACCCGTTTAA
- the LOC141909865 gene encoding uncharacterized protein LOC141909865 isoform X3: MASTKVICLFLMMAILVLHVTETAGELRSRDEGAVGGEEPVESQESSLSAESALSSESAESTESSESAESLESTSISSEEPVESQESSLSAESALSSESAESTESSESAESLESTSISSEEPVESQESSLSAESAESLESAESPDSPESPESSQSAESARSARSTSLSSESASSQGD, translated from the exons ATGGCATCGACAAAAGTCATTTGTTTGTTCCTCATGATGGCGATACTGGTCTTACACGTGACTGAAACTG CCGGTGAACTGAGATCACGCGATGAAGGTGCAGTAGGGG GCGAAGAACCGGTAGAATCACAAGAATCTTCGCTGTCGGCGGAATCGGCATTATCTTCAGAATCGGCAGAATCGACAGAATCTTCAGAATCGGCAGAATCGTTAGAATCGACAAGCATCAGCA GCGAAGAACCGGTAGAATCACAAGAATCTTCGCTGTCGGCGGAATCGGCATTATCTTCAGAATCGGCAGAATCGACAGAATCTTCAGAATCGGCAGAATCGTTAGAATCGACAAGCATCAGCA GCGAAGAACCGGTAGAATCACAAGAATCTTCGCTGTCGGCGGAATCGGCAGAATCTTTAGAATCGGCAGAATCACCAGATTCCCCAGAATCGCCAGAATCTTCACAATCGGCAGAATCGGCACGGTCGGCAAGATCGACAAGCCTCAGCAGTGAGTCGG CGTCGAGCCAGGGAGATTAA
- the LOC141909865 gene encoding uncharacterized protein LOC141909865 isoform X1, whose amino-acid sequence MASTKVICLFLMMAILVLHVTETAGELRSRDEGAVGGEEPVESQESSLSSESALSSESAESAESTESSESAESAESSESAESLESTSISSEEPVESQESSLSAESALSSESAESTESSESAESLESTSISSEEPVESQESSLSAESALSSESAESTESSESAESLESTSISSEEPVESQESSLSAESAESLESAESPDSPESPESSQSAESARSARSTSLSSESASSQGD is encoded by the exons ATGGCATCGACAAAAGTCATTTGTTTGTTCCTCATGATGGCGATACTGGTCTTACACGTGACTGAAACTG CCGGTGAACTGAGATCACGCGATGAAGGTGCAGTAGGGG GTGAGGAACCGGTAGAATCACAAGAATCTTCGCTGTCCTCGGAATCGGCATTATCTTCAGAATCGGCAGAATCGGCAGAATCGACAGAATCGTCAGAATCGGCAGAATCGGCAGAATCTTCAGAATCGGCAGAATCGTTAGAATCGACAAGCATCAGCA GCGAAGAACCGGTAGAATCACAAGAATCTTCGCTGTCGGCGGAATCGGCATTATCTTCAGAATCGGCAGAATCGACAGAATCTTCAGAATCGGCAGAATCGTTAGAATCGACAAGCATCAGCA GCGAAGAACCGGTAGAATCACAAGAATCTTCGCTGTCGGCGGAATCGGCATTATCTTCAGAATCGGCAGAATCGACAGAATCTTCAGAATCGGCAGAATCGTTAGAATCGACAAGCATCAGCA GCGAAGAACCGGTAGAATCACAAGAATCTTCGCTGTCGGCGGAATCGGCAGAATCTTTAGAATCGGCAGAATCACCAGATTCCCCAGAATCGCCAGAATCTTCACAATCGGCAGAATCGGCACGGTCGGCAAGATCGACAAGCCTCAGCAGTGAGTCGG CGTCGAGCCAGGGAGATTAA
- the LOC141909865 gene encoding uncharacterized protein LOC141909865 isoform X2, giving the protein MASTKVICLFLMMAILVLHVTETAGELRSRDEGAVGGEEPVESQESSLSSESALSSESAESAESTESSESAESAESSESAESLESTSISSEEPVESQESSLSAESALSSESAESTESSESAESLESTSISSEEPVESQESSLSAESALSSESAESTESSESAESLESTSISTSSQGD; this is encoded by the exons ATGGCATCGACAAAAGTCATTTGTTTGTTCCTCATGATGGCGATACTGGTCTTACACGTGACTGAAACTG CCGGTGAACTGAGATCACGCGATGAAGGTGCAGTAGGGG GTGAGGAACCGGTAGAATCACAAGAATCTTCGCTGTCCTCGGAATCGGCATTATCTTCAGAATCGGCAGAATCGGCAGAATCGACAGAATCGTCAGAATCGGCAGAATCGGCAGAATCTTCAGAATCGGCAGAATCGTTAGAATCGACAAGCATCAGCA GCGAAGAACCGGTAGAATCACAAGAATCTTCGCTGTCGGCGGAATCGGCATTATCTTCAGAATCGGCAGAATCGACAGAATCTTCAGAATCGGCAGAATCGTTAGAATCGACAAGCATCAGCA GCGAAGAACCGGTAGAATCACAAGAATCTTCGCTGTCGGCGGAATCGGCATTATCTTCAGAATCGGCAGAATCGACAGAATCTTCAGAATCGGCAGAATCGTTAGAATCGACAAGCATCAGCA CGTCGAGCCAGGGAGATTAA